One Homalodisca vitripennis isolate AUS2020 unplaced genomic scaffold, UT_GWSS_2.1 ScUCBcl_9672;HRSCAF=18239, whole genome shotgun sequence genomic window carries:
- the LOC124374700 gene encoding uncharacterized protein LOC124374700 — protein sequence MNSCHSWKEKEMIREGLDTLEEDESQMDAVETVGDPGSGAAVVQEQSNQRQNAGPSTIVNPAGTRAPIPRKRKMSALDKKKEAMFDSVQNLLSATEAEWEVIGKSLGLQLSQLNNDQQTIAQKLISDYNFLWKA from the exons ATGAACTCATGTCATTCTTGGAAGGAGAAGGAGATGATCAGAGAAGGATTGGATACTCTGGAAGAAGACGAGTCACAAATGGATGCTGTG GAAACAGTTGGTGACCCAGGAAGTGGTGCAGCAGTGGTGCAAGAACAGAGCAACCAACGGCAGAACGCAGGTCCTTCTACTATTGTAAATCCGGCTGGGACTAGGGCTCCGATTCCACGAAAAAGGAAAATGAGTGCATTGGACAAAAAAAAGGAAGCCATGTTTGACTCTGTGCAAAATTTACTGTCTGCAACCGAGGCCGAGTGGGAGGTGATAGGTAAATCGCTTGGCTTACAACTCAGCCAACTCAATAACGATCAGCAAACCATTGCCCAAAAATTGATttcagattataattttttatggaaagcGTGA